The DNA sequence GAAAGAGGGTTCCGGAATCGGCAGCCTCGAAGCGGCCAATCCTTCGCTCGGTCGCACCGGTGAAGGCCCCTTTCTCGTGGCCGAAGAGTTCGCTTTCCAGAAGGTTTGAGGCCAGAGCGGCGCAATGCACGGCGACAAAGGGCCGGCGGCTGCGTTCGCTGTTCTGGTGAATGGCCTGGGCGATCAGCTCTTTCCCGGTACCGGTTTCTCCCTCGATGAGGACAGTCGCCTTGGAGGGGGCTACCAAGCGAACGGTTTCGAGGACGTTTTGAAGATTCGGTGAATTTCCGAGAATCTCGTCGAACTGGAATTTTTTGTCGAGGCGCTGATGGAGGTTCTGGTTTTCCTCCTGGAGGCGTTCGGACTGGAGAGCCCGTTCGATCAGGAGTTCGAGTTTTTCAAGACTGACAGGCTTCGTTAGGAAATCGTAGGCACCCCGCTTCATGGCTTCGACGGCAGTTTCGACGTTGCCGTAGGCGGTCATCATGATGCAGACGGGACGGGGGGAGAGCTTGAGAGTTCGCTCGATCACCGACATCCCCGATTTGCCAGCCATGCGCAGGTCGGTGAGGACGACATCAAATCGATCACTCTCGATGTGGTTGAAGGCCTCTCTGGCATTGTTGGCCGTTGTGATCTCGTAGCGATCCTCCAGGGCAGCCTCCAAGCCCTCGAGCGTATGAGGCTCGTCATCAACAATTAATATGGAAGCGGGCATTGTCGTCTGAGGATGGATGGTGGCGGCAGGAGGGCAAGAAATTCTTTGCCTCTCCGCAGCGGATTCAGCTGGCTATCTCCCGGACTCGGCACGGGAGTCCGTTCAGTTGCTGAGTACTTTTTCGACAAATTCCTGAGGCACTTC is a window from the Puniceicoccus vermicola genome containing:
- a CDS encoding sigma-54-dependent transcriptional regulator, whose product is MPASILIVDDEPHTLEGLEAALEDRYEITTANNAREAFNHIESDRFDVVLTDLRMAGKSGMSVIERTLKLSPRPVCIMMTAYGNVETAVEAMKRGAYDFLTKPVSLEKLELLIERALQSERLQEENQNLHQRLDKKFQFDEILGNSPNLQNVLETVRLVAPSKATVLIEGETGTGKELIAQAIHQNSERSRRPFVAVHCAALASNLLESELFGHEKGAFTGATERRIGRFEAADSGTLFLDEIGEIDPSTQIKLLRFLETRSFERLGSVKPVQVDVRLVCATNRDLEAMARKGDFREDLLYRLNVVTVDLPPLRQREGDISLLLEHYVANFSRENGVPPVTFSPEALSVLQKYSWPGNIRELRNFCENTVILKRGSRVTEYDLDSKFFGEQQTPTSNSKTLAANPLSVEENEKRLLRNALLQTGNNKTKAADLLGMSRRTLHRKLARWPELLES